DNA sequence from the Alosa alosa isolate M-15738 ecotype Scorff River chromosome 2, AALO_Geno_1.1, whole genome shotgun sequence genome:
ATTCCACTGAATTGGGGGTGACCCTCGCCTCTGGGGACGCCCAGTACCCGTTAGGAGCCCATTAAGGGGCTTAGCAATTTTAGAAAAGTCCTTTATAAATCGCCTATAGTACCCCACAAAGCCCAGGAATGCCCTCACTTGCCTGACTGTCTTTGGTGGTTGCCACTCCTGTACAGTGGACACTTTATCGGGATCCGGGGAGACTCCTTTGTTGCTAACACAATGGCCCAAGAACTTGACCTCCTTCCTGAAGAGTTGGCATTTTTCCAGACGCAGCTTCAGACTGTATCGTTCCAGGGCTCGAAACACCTCTTCCAGGTGTTGCAGATGAACTTGCAACAATGTCCGGATCTCTTGGTAGAGAGTGGGTGGCACAGGCCTGTACCTCTCCCGAACTGGCGCAGCCTCACCCGTTGGAATCTGGTGCGTCACTAGGTCAGTACATCCGTAATCCTCGTCATGAGAAGCGAACACGTGTTGCCATCTGGTTAAGAACCGTTGTAACTGCAACTGCTGGTCGGTGTCCAGATCCCCCTGCAAGGACTCACACATTAAATGTTCAGGCACCCCCTCCCCGAGCGTATTGGGTTCAGCCCCCAACCGGACGACAGCTACCTCAATCACCCCTGGACTCACTCTTGATGTCAAGCAGACATCAGAGCCATCTCTCACCTGGGCGGTGTCCACAATTGTGACCCAGGCGATTTTGTAGTGCCGATGGAGGAGTACTGGGTGAGCTTGGCGGTTCCGCACTCTCACTGGAACTCTGCCCCTATGTATTTTAGTAAGGGCCCGGGCTACT
Encoded proteins:
- the LOC125310368 gene encoding uncharacterized protein LOC125310368; its protein translation is MVPGFPLDIPYIGYLVLDFQVRGVQVPARGVVVVRDKCLGSHRALLGMNMIAACWEELFQHKKTTSTVTSGATDERGWEQVFADCQRIHASAAQWDRTDTARVACRFVISIPAHSEALVWAKLPARANYPNSCVLVEPHGEGQGVEVARALTKIHRGRVPVRVRNRQAHPVLLHRHYKIAWVTIVDTAQGDLDTDQQLQLQRFLTRWQHVFASHDEDYGCTDLVTHQIPTGEAAPVRERYRPVPPTLYQEIRTLLQVHLQHLEEVFRALERYSLKLRLEKCQLFRKEVKFLGHCVSNKGVSPDPDKVSTVQEWQPPKTVRQVRAFLGFVGYYRRFIKDFSKIAKPLNGLLTGTGRPQRRGSPPIQWNDD